A region from the Tahibacter amnicola genome encodes:
- a CDS encoding DMT family transporter, giving the protein MNLSLMSRMLALAMIWGGSFLFMRLAVPEFGAGFTAAGRLGLSALALVIFAWLQGLSLEWRKHWKAYLWIGAASAAIPFLMFALMARYLPAGYSALLNATVPLFAVLMAWGTQHARPSWSKLAGVATGMAGVITVARFGTVTLDVPTVLAFGAGLLAAFLYAFSAGELRRRFAGTDPVVAATGTQLGAAILMVPMLFINLPTAVPALVPGLALIALGLVCTATAYVMYFRVLREAGAERGTTVTFMVPLFAQLWGALFLDEAITWASLIGLALVLFAVALVFEKVRWPRRREAVVAAALPLATCVAKK; this is encoded by the coding sequence ATGAACCTGTCGTTGATGTCCCGTATGCTCGCCCTGGCCATGATCTGGGGTGGGTCGTTCCTTTTCATGCGCCTGGCCGTGCCGGAATTCGGCGCCGGGTTTACCGCCGCAGGCCGCCTGGGCCTGTCGGCGCTGGCACTCGTGATCTTTGCCTGGCTGCAGGGGCTTTCGCTGGAATGGCGCAAGCACTGGAAAGCCTACCTGTGGATCGGCGCCGCCAGCGCCGCGATTCCCTTCCTGATGTTTGCCTTGATGGCCCGTTACCTGCCGGCCGGTTATTCGGCCCTGCTCAATGCCACCGTACCGCTGTTTGCGGTGCTGATGGCCTGGGGCACGCAGCACGCACGGCCGTCCTGGTCGAAGCTGGCGGGCGTGGCGACCGGTATGGCCGGTGTGATCACCGTGGCGCGCTTTGGCACCGTCACGCTCGATGTGCCGACCGTGCTCGCCTTCGGCGCGGGCCTGCTGGCGGCGTTTCTCTACGCCTTCAGCGCTGGCGAGCTGCGCCGCCGTTTTGCGGGTACTGATCCGGTCGTCGCGGCCACCGGTACGCAGCTGGGCGCAGCCATCCTGATGGTGCCGATGCTGTTCATCAATTTGCCGACCGCGGTACCGGCGCTGGTTCCGGGCCTTGCCCTGATCGCCCTTGGCCTGGTCTGCACGGCCACGGCCTATGTCATGTATTTCCGCGTGCTGCGGGAGGCCGGCGCCGAGCGGGGCACCACAGTAACGTTCATGGTTCCGTTGTTCGCGCAGCTCTGGGGTGCGTTGTTCCTGGACGAAGCCATTACCTGGGCGAGCCTGATCGGGCTGGCGCTGGTGCTGTTTGCCGTCGCGCTGGTGTTCGAGAAAGTGCGCTGGCCGCGCCGGCGCGAGGCGGTCGTCGCCGCCGCCCTGCCGCTCGCGACCTGTGTTGCCAAGAAGTGA
- the gcvA gene encoding transcriptional regulator GcvA: MRPWHHLPSLRTLRVFECAARHLNWSRAAAELHLTHGAISVQIKALEEDLDTKLFVRDGRRTALTEAGQQLAIGVREALDQLALTVSRVRERSAGHVLTLSVLPSFAAAWLVGRLGGFLARHADIELNLQSSTGLADFRNDGVDVAIRWGNGAWPDLHCDKLLDDELFPVLSPNLATPPLEHPVQLLDLPLVRVKQQARLNDWVRWFAAAGVTVMEPRRGPVFDDTELALRAAAQGHGVVLGRSSLVAARLASGELIAPFALRIPSFYAYYLVCPQTHLDKPSVRKFRAWLIEELAHSSPLAPPPEASA; the protein is encoded by the coding sequence ATGCGTCCCTGGCACCACCTGCCATCGCTGCGCACGCTGCGCGTCTTCGAATGCGCCGCCCGCCATCTGAACTGGAGCCGTGCCGCCGCGGAGCTGCACCTGACCCACGGCGCCATCAGCGTACAGATCAAGGCACTGGAAGAGGACCTCGACACCAAGCTCTTCGTCCGCGACGGCCGGCGCACGGCACTCACCGAAGCGGGCCAGCAGCTGGCGATCGGCGTGCGGGAGGCCCTGGACCAGCTGGCCCTGACCGTCAGCCGGGTGCGCGAACGCAGCGCCGGTCACGTGCTGACGCTCAGCGTGCTCCCTTCCTTCGCAGCGGCGTGGCTGGTTGGCCGGCTCGGGGGATTCCTGGCGCGACACGCGGACATCGAGCTCAATCTGCAGAGCAGCACAGGGCTGGCCGACTTCCGCAACGACGGGGTCGACGTGGCGATCCGCTGGGGGAACGGGGCGTGGCCTGATCTGCACTGCGACAAGCTGCTCGATGACGAGCTGTTTCCGGTACTCAGCCCGAACCTGGCGACGCCGCCGCTGGAGCATCCGGTCCAGTTGCTGGACCTGCCGCTGGTGCGGGTCAAGCAGCAGGCCCGCCTCAATGACTGGGTGCGCTGGTTCGCCGCGGCGGGCGTGACGGTGATGGAACCGCGCCGCGGACCGGTGTTCGACGACACCGAGCTGGCGCTCCGCGCGGCCGCCCAGGGCCACGGCGTGGTCCTGGGCCGCAGCTCGCTGGTGGCGGCCCGCCTGGCCAGCGGTGAACTCATCGCCCCGTTCGCGCTGCGCATTCCCTCGTTCTACGCGTACTATCTGGTGTGTCCCCAAACGCATCTCGACAAGCCTTCGGTGCGGAAATTCCGCGCCTGGCTGATCGAAGAGCTTGCCCATTCATCGCCGCTCGCGCCCCCGCCCGAGGCTTCCGCTTGA
- the rsmA gene encoding 16S rRNA (adenine(1518)-N(6)/adenine(1519)-N(6))-dimethyltransferase RsmA: protein MKPNHSPRSADTGEHVHKKRFGQHFLHDPGLIRRIVQAVAPKPGDRLVEIGPGEGAITLPLLEQHGEITVIELDRDLIPRIEAAAAPHGRIEVVNADVLTVDFTALAKGGKIRLVGNLPYNISSPILFHCLEHAGSIIDMHFMLQKEVVDRMAADPGSKVYGRLSVMLQLYCRVEPLFKVPPGAFNPPPKVDSAVVRLTPLPPERRHDADPRLVERVVREAFGQRRKTLSNALHHVATAEQIQAAGIDPRTRAEQLAPSQFVAIARIVAAGQAAGTIDTAAQ from the coding sequence TTGAAACCGAACCATTCCCCACGCTCCGCCGACACCGGCGAGCATGTGCACAAGAAACGCTTCGGCCAGCACTTCCTGCACGATCCCGGCCTCATCCGCCGCATCGTCCAGGCTGTCGCGCCCAAGCCGGGTGACCGCCTGGTCGAGATCGGCCCGGGTGAAGGGGCCATCACCCTGCCCCTGCTGGAGCAGCACGGCGAGATCACGGTGATCGAGCTCGACCGCGACCTGATCCCGCGGATCGAGGCGGCCGCCGCGCCGCACGGGCGCATCGAGGTGGTCAATGCCGACGTGCTCACGGTAGATTTCACCGCATTGGCCAAAGGTGGAAAAATACGATTGGTCGGCAACCTGCCCTACAACATCTCCAGCCCCATCCTGTTCCACTGCCTGGAGCACGCCGGGTCGATCATCGACATGCACTTCATGCTGCAGAAAGAAGTCGTCGACCGCATGGCGGCAGACCCGGGCAGCAAGGTGTATGGCCGTCTCTCGGTGATGCTGCAGCTCTACTGCCGGGTCGAACCCCTGTTCAAGGTGCCACCCGGGGCGTTCAACCCACCCCCCAAGGTTGATTCCGCGGTCGTGCGGCTCACGCCACTGCCGCCGGAAAGGCGCCACGATGCGGATCCAAGACTGGTCGAGCGTGTCGTGCGCGAGGCCTTTGGCCAGCGGCGCAAGACACTGTCCAACGCGCTGCACCACGTCGCCACCGCCGAGCAGATCCAGGCGGCCGGCATCGACCCGCGAACGCGCGCAGAGCAACTGGCGCCATCGCAGTTCGTCGCCATCGCCCGGATTGTCGCCGCCGGCCAGGCTGCAGGCACGATCGACACCGCGGCGCAATAG
- the apaG gene encoding Co2+/Mg2+ efflux protein ApaG yields MNRKQPYDMAISVATRFIDDQSMPADNRYVFAYTITIQNTGEVAAQLLSRHWIITDGNGKVQEVVGDGVVGEKPHMRPGEEFRYTSGAILETSVGTMRGSYRMVADDGTEFDAEIPQFTLSIPRTLH; encoded by the coding sequence ATGAACCGCAAACAGCCCTATGACATGGCGATTTCCGTCGCGACGCGCTTCATCGACGACCAGTCGATGCCCGCCGACAACCGCTACGTCTTCGCCTACACCATCACCATTCAGAACACCGGCGAAGTCGCCGCCCAACTCCTTTCGCGCCACTGGATCATCACCGACGGTAACGGCAAGGTGCAGGAAGTGGTCGGTGACGGCGTGGTCGGCGAAAAGCCCCATATGCGCCCGGGCGAGGAGTTCCGCTACACCTCGGGCGCCATCCTCGAAACCAGCGTCGGCACCATGCGCGGCAGCTATCGCATGGTGGCGGATGACGGCACGGAGTTCGATGCGGAAATCCCGCAGTTCACCCTGTCGATTCCGCGGACGCTGCATTGA
- a CDS encoding symmetrical bis(5'-nucleosyl)-tetraphosphatase → MATWAIGDLQGCYDELARLLDKIQYNAANDALWFCGDLVNRGGQSLEVLRLLRTLGDQTVVTLGNHDLSLLAVAERNEAEQARVNPELGAILFAPDREELLGWLRRQSLLHHDEKLNFTMVHAGFAPRWTLAQAQRAAREVERQLRGPDHARLMRSMFGNKPAVWSGRLKGIERMRASINVLTRLRYCDVRGRIAFGEKGAPGTQQPGLYPWYEVPGMVKRETRIVCGHWSALGRFSGLGIYAIDTGCVWGGSLTALRLDAEEPYFVSIKSTRPPPAARDMD, encoded by the coding sequence ATGGCGACCTGGGCCATCGGCGACCTGCAGGGCTGCTACGACGAACTCGCCCGCCTGCTCGACAAGATCCAGTACAATGCCGCAAATGATGCTTTGTGGTTTTGTGGCGACCTTGTCAACCGCGGCGGCCAGTCGCTGGAGGTGCTGCGGCTGCTGCGCACCCTGGGCGACCAGACCGTGGTCACGCTGGGCAACCACGACCTGAGCCTCCTGGCGGTGGCCGAGCGCAACGAGGCAGAACAGGCCCGGGTGAATCCGGAACTGGGCGCTATCCTCTTCGCACCTGACCGGGAGGAACTCCTTGGCTGGTTGCGCCGGCAAAGCCTTCTGCACCACGACGAAAAGCTCAACTTCACCATGGTGCATGCCGGCTTCGCGCCGCGCTGGACCCTCGCCCAGGCACAGCGCGCCGCCCGCGAGGTCGAACGCCAGCTGCGCGGGCCGGATCATGCGCGCCTGATGCGCTCGATGTTCGGCAACAAGCCGGCGGTGTGGTCGGGCCGTCTCAAGGGCATCGAACGGATGCGCGCCAGCATCAACGTGCTCACCCGTCTTCGCTACTGCGACGTGCGCGGACGCATTGCCTTCGGCGAGAAAGGTGCGCCGGGTACGCAGCAGCCCGGTCTGTATCCCTGGTACGAAGTACCCGGCATGGTCAAGCGGGAAACGCGCATCGTGTGCGGCCACTGGTCCGCGCTGGGCCGCTTCAGCGGGCTTGGCATCTACGCCATCGATACGGGCTGCGTGTGGGGCGGTTCGCTCACCGCACTGCGCCTGGACGCGGAGGAGCCGTACTTCGTGAGCATCAAGTCCACTCGACCGCCGCCGGCGGCGCGTGACATGGATTAG
- a CDS encoding dihydrofolate reductase, translated as MLSLIVALDAQRAIGRDGDMPWHLPDDLRRFKQLTLGKPVLMGRKTAVSIGRPLPGRRNLVLSRDGEAPYPTQETVRSLEQARELTSGEELMVIGGGEIYRLAMPLAERMYLTHVQTAVDDADTWFPPFDPADWRVVSRERRDADARHAYAMEFADYARR; from the coding sequence ATGCTGAGCCTGATCGTCGCCCTGGATGCGCAGCGTGCGATCGGCCGGGATGGCGACATGCCCTGGCACCTGCCGGATGACCTCAGGCGTTTCAAGCAGCTCACCCTGGGAAAGCCGGTGCTGATGGGCCGCAAGACGGCCGTATCCATCGGCCGGCCCTTGCCCGGCCGGCGCAATCTCGTGCTTTCGCGTGACGGCGAGGCGCCGTATCCGACGCAGGAAACCGTGCGTTCCCTGGAGCAGGCACGGGAGCTCACATCCGGAGAGGAGCTGATGGTCATCGGCGGCGGCGAAATCTATCGCCTGGCCATGCCGCTGGCCGAGCGGATGTACCTGACACACGTGCAGACCGCGGTCGATGATGCGGATACCTGGTTCCCGCCGTTCGATCCGGCGGATTGGCGCGTCGTGTCGCGCGAACGGCGTGATGCCGATGCGCGTCACGCGTATGCGATGGAATTTGCCGACTACGCGCGCCGCTGA
- a CDS encoding DoxX family protein, protein MNAVSALHAAAERWCAARADLGLLILRAVLGGHLIWSSQDNVFSWARMLEFRDFLARFDFPWPLFCAVLSVAAQFLGGSALVAGLYTRFAGAVLAFNFVVAIVMVDSQRPYPAAFAALALVAGCLSLTFTGAGRWSLDHALRRRVPC, encoded by the coding sequence ATGAATGCTGTTTCCGCACTGCATGCGGCCGCTGAGCGCTGGTGTGCGGCGCGTGCGGATCTGGGGCTCCTGATTCTTCGCGCGGTCCTGGGCGGCCATTTGATCTGGAGTTCCCAGGACAACGTGTTCAGCTGGGCACGGATGCTGGAATTCCGCGATTTTCTGGCGCGCTTTGATTTTCCCTGGCCGCTGTTTTGCGCCGTGCTTTCCGTCGCCGCGCAGTTCCTGGGTGGTAGCGCGCTTGTCGCCGGTCTCTACACGCGCTTTGCCGGCGCTGTGCTGGCGTTCAATTTTGTCGTCGCGATCGTGATGGTCGACAGCCAGCGGCCGTATCCGGCGGCCTTCGCCGCGCTGGCCCTGGTGGCTGGCTGTCTGAGCCTGACCTTCACCGGCGCCGGGCGCTGGTCGCTCGATCACGCCCTGCGCCGACGCGTGCCATGCTGA
- a CDS encoding thymidylate synthase encodes MRAYLDLVQELLDHGVRKDDRTGTGTLSLFGRQIRFDLSQGFPLVTTKRLHLRSIVHELLWFLRGDTNIAYLTENKVSIWDEWADENGDLGPVYGKQWRAWAAADGRTIDQIAWVVDEIRRNPDSRRLIVSAWNVGELDRMALMPCHSLFQFHVAAGRLSCQLYQRSADVFLGVPFNIASYALLTHMVAQVCGLAVGDFVHTFGDVHLYLNHLDQAREQLAREPLPLPTLRLNPAVDSIFGFTYDDIAIEGYVSHAAIKAPVAV; translated from the coding sequence ATGCGCGCCTATCTCGACCTCGTCCAAGAACTCCTCGACCACGGCGTACGCAAGGACGACCGCACCGGCACTGGCACCCTGAGCCTGTTCGGCCGGCAGATCCGATTCGACCTCTCGCAGGGGTTTCCCCTTGTGACGACCAAGCGCCTGCACCTGCGCTCGATCGTGCACGAGCTGCTGTGGTTCCTGCGTGGCGACACCAACATCGCCTATCTGACGGAGAACAAGGTTTCGATCTGGGACGAATGGGCCGACGAAAACGGCGACCTCGGCCCCGTGTATGGCAAGCAATGGCGTGCCTGGGCCGCTGCCGACGGTCGCACGATCGACCAGATCGCCTGGGTCGTCGACGAAATCCGACGTAATCCGGATTCGCGCCGCCTGATCGTCAGCGCCTGGAATGTCGGCGAGCTCGACCGGATGGCACTGATGCCCTGCCATAGCCTGTTCCAGTTCCATGTCGCCGCGGGACGCCTGTCGTGCCAGCTGTACCAGCGCTCGGCGGACGTGTTCCTGGGGGTTCCGTTCAACATCGCCAGCTATGCGCTGCTCACGCACATGGTGGCGCAGGTGTGCGGCCTGGCCGTCGGCGATTTCGTGCATACCTTCGGGGACGTGCACCTGTATCTCAATCACCTCGACCAGGCGCGCGAGCAGCTCGCGCGCGAACCGTTGCCGTTGCCGACGCTGCGACTCAATCCGGCCGTCGATTCGATATTCGGATTCACCTATGACGACATCGCCATCGAGGGCTATGTCTCGCATGCGGCGATCAAGGCGCCGGTGGCCGTATGA
- a CDS encoding TIGR00266 family protein, whose protein sequence is MAQWFFSYNGQQVGPLDDAAARAQAASNPNGHCWRQGFTDWQPVGQVAELRGNAGVPVPAAAMPPVAPGGRRADDIDFKIVGQDMQFVEIELDPGESAIAEAGAMMYKDASVQLDTVFGDGSQSSSGSGFMGKLLSAGKRLVTGESLFTTVFTHSGSGKARVAFAAPYPGTILAMHLSDVGGRLICQKDSFLCAARGVSIGIHFQRKILTGLFGGEGFIMQKLEGDGLAFVHAGGTVVERELAPGERLDVDTGCVVALTDTVGFDVKPVGGIKSMMFGGEGVFLANLTGPGKVWLQSLPFSRMAGRMLAAAPQRGGSSEEGSVLGGLGGLIMGKDN, encoded by the coding sequence ATGGCGCAATGGTTCTTCAGTTACAACGGCCAGCAGGTCGGCCCGCTGGATGATGCGGCGGCGCGCGCCCAGGCGGCCAGCAATCCCAATGGCCATTGCTGGCGCCAGGGTTTCACCGATTGGCAGCCGGTCGGCCAGGTCGCCGAGCTGCGCGGCAACGCGGGAGTGCCGGTCCCGGCCGCCGCGATGCCGCCGGTCGCCCCGGGCGGACGCCGCGCCGACGACATCGATTTCAAGATCGTCGGCCAGGACATGCAGTTCGTGGAAATCGAGCTCGATCCGGGCGAAAGCGCCATCGCCGAAGCCGGCGCGATGATGTACAAGGACGCATCGGTCCAGCTCGACACGGTCTTCGGCGACGGCTCCCAGAGCAGCTCGGGCAGCGGCTTCATGGGCAAGCTCCTTTCCGCCGGCAAGCGCCTGGTGACCGGCGAAAGCCTGTTCACGACGGTGTTCACCCACTCGGGCAGCGGCAAGGCGCGTGTCGCCTTCGCGGCACCCTACCCCGGCACCATCCTGGCCATGCACCTGTCCGATGTCGGCGGTCGCCTGATCTGCCAGAAAGACAGCTTTCTCTGCGCCGCACGCGGCGTGTCGATCGGAATCCACTTCCAGCGCAAGATCCTCACCGGCCTGTTCGGCGGCGAAGGCTTCATCATGCAGAAGCTCGAGGGCGACGGACTGGCTTTCGTGCACGCGGGCGGCACGGTGGTCGAACGCGAGCTGGCGCCGGGCGAACGCCTGGATGTGGACACGGGCTGCGTCGTGGCGCTCACCGATACGGTCGGCTTCGACGTCAAGCCGGTCGGCGGCATCAAGAGCATGATGTTTGGTGGCGAAGGCGTCTTCCTGGCCAATCTCACCGGCCCGGGCAAGGTCTGGCTGCAGTCGCTGCCGTTCTCGCGCATGGCCGGCCGCATGCTGGCCGCAGCGCCGCAGCGCGGCGGCTCGAGCGAAGAAGGCTCCGTCCTGGGCGGCCTCGGCGGCCTGATCATGGGCAAGGACAACTGA
- a CDS encoding ATP-binding protein, which produces MNAPIPTGPDALARTLAWLRFCAVMGQTVTVFFVEHYLNVALDKFALFGGIGFLLGFGLLVQWRLSRAWPVSAAEVMTQIGVDTAVFAWLLYHTGGASNPFIGLLLMPITLAATTLSMRAVAAVATICVATYIALMHWHLPVPGIHDHQGTAFDLHVLGMATSFGISAVLLAWFIARLARALRERQAETQRIRERALRDEGILAIATQAAGAAHELNTPLSTMRTLLGELQREHPEGPLAQDIALLASQVERCRTSLRDMVAVGKSHLDQRAERVTVARLVGDCRHQFALLRPEIALSVHLPEACAELTLAVPPSLRHAVMNLLNNAAEASLTAGASEVELAVARDGDNLVLRIRDQGPGMVPAAAATMGTRFETSKSTGLGLGLALANATVERLGGELRAVMVPGGGMETCLQLPLKDSA; this is translated from the coding sequence GTGAACGCCCCCATTCCCACCGGCCCCGACGCGCTCGCCCGGACACTCGCCTGGCTGCGTTTCTGCGCCGTCATGGGCCAGACGGTGACCGTGTTCTTCGTCGAGCACTACCTGAACGTGGCGCTCGACAAGTTCGCGCTGTTCGGCGGCATCGGCTTCCTCCTCGGCTTCGGCCTGCTGGTCCAGTGGCGCCTGAGCCGCGCCTGGCCGGTGAGCGCCGCGGAAGTGATGACCCAGATTGGCGTCGACACCGCCGTTTTCGCCTGGCTGCTCTACCACACCGGCGGTGCCAGCAATCCTTTCATCGGCCTGCTCCTGATGCCGATCACGCTGGCCGCCACCACCTTGAGCATGCGCGCGGTCGCCGCTGTGGCGACGATCTGCGTGGCCACTTACATCGCCTTGATGCACTGGCACCTGCCGGTGCCCGGCATCCACGACCACCAGGGCACCGCCTTCGACCTGCACGTGCTGGGCATGGCCACCTCGTTCGGCATCAGTGCCGTGCTGCTGGCCTGGTTCATCGCCCGCCTGGCCCGCGCCCTGCGCGAACGCCAGGCCGAGACCCAGCGCATCCGCGAACGCGCGCTGCGCGACGAAGGCATTCTGGCCATCGCCACGCAGGCCGCAGGCGCGGCACACGAGCTGAACACGCCGCTGTCGACGATGCGCACCTTGCTGGGCGAATTGCAGCGCGAACATCCCGAGGGGCCGCTCGCCCAGGACATCGCGCTGCTCGCCAGCCAGGTGGAACGCTGCCGAACCAGCCTGCGTGACATGGTGGCCGTCGGAAAGAGCCACCTGGACCAGCGCGCCGAGCGCGTCACCGTGGCGCGCCTGGTCGGCGATTGCCGTCACCAGTTCGCGTTGCTGCGGCCGGAAATCGCACTGTCCGTACACCTGCCGGAAGCCTGCGCCGAGCTGACGCTCGCGGTGCCGCCCAGCCTGCGCCACGCCGTCATGAACCTGCTCAACAATGCGGCAGAGGCATCACTGACCGCCGGCGCGAGTGAAGTGGAGCTGGCGGTTGCGCGTGACGGCGACAATCTGGTGCTGCGTATCCGCGACCAGGGCCCGGGCATGGTGCCAGCAGCCGCGGCGACCATGGGCACGCGCTTTGAAACGAGTAAGAGCACCGGCCTGGGCCTGGGACTGGCCCTGGCAAACGCCACCGTGGAACGCCTGGGCGGCGAACTGCGCGCAGTGATGGTGCCGGGCGGGGGCATGGAGACATGTCTCCAGCTGCCGCTCAAGGACTCCGCATAA
- a CDS encoding response regulator transcription factor produces the protein MNTEDSGRTAGTGAERHGHLLIIDDDTVFAQVLARAMTTRGFATSVAHDAATALAATRRDLPTHAVLDLKLGADNGLALIPQLLAQAPKLRILLLTGYASIATAVEAIKRGAHDYLAKPVDADAVLRALLDEGGTEGDPSAADEADTPPLRRLEWEHIQRVLAECEGNISEAARRLGLHRRTLQRKLAKHPVRERPNRST, from the coding sequence ATGAATACCGAAGACAGCGGCCGGACGGCCGGCACCGGCGCCGAACGCCACGGCCACTTGCTGATCATCGACGACGACACGGTGTTCGCGCAGGTGCTCGCACGGGCGATGACGACGCGCGGCTTCGCCACCAGCGTGGCGCACGACGCCGCAACCGCGCTGGCCGCCACCCGGCGCGACCTGCCGACGCACGCCGTGCTGGATCTCAAACTGGGTGCCGACAACGGCCTGGCACTTATCCCGCAATTGTTGGCACAGGCGCCGAAGCTGCGCATTCTGCTGCTCACCGGCTACGCGTCCATCGCAACCGCTGTCGAGGCGATCAAGCGCGGGGCCCACGACTATCTGGCCAAGCCCGTCGACGCGGACGCCGTATTGCGCGCCCTGCTCGATGAAGGCGGCACGGAGGGCGACCCTTCCGCCGCCGACGAGGCGGATACGCCGCCGCTGCGCCGCCTGGAGTGGGAACACATCCAGCGCGTGCTGGCCGAGTGCGAAGGCAATATCTCCGAGGCAGCCCGCCGGCTGGGCCTCCACCGCCGCACGCTGCAGCGCAAGTTGGCCAAGCACCCGGTGCGCGAGCGTCCGAACCGGTCGACGTGA
- a CDS encoding efflux RND transporter periplasmic adaptor subunit: MSRGKIAGILIAVALVGLIGWRAFSGSSTGNRRGPGGDPNAPVAVTAVAVATEDVPLTLDALGTVQALNTVTVRPQVGGQIDSIAFREGQEIKKGDVIAVIDPRTFQAQLDQATAKKKQDEALLGSAQSTLKRYEELMQKNFVAAQDLENQRHTVRQLQAQVGADDAAIANARVQLGYTTVRAPIDGLAGIRLVDEGNIVQSGQSAGIVVLTQVHPITVVFSLPEQHLALVRRSQDGGLAVKALDRTDNRVIAEGTLRVIDNQIDSTTGTFKLKAEFENADNALWPGQFVNVRLGVSDLKNALVVPQQALQRGPEGTYVYLVGDDDTVRMQPVKAGIEAPGGKVVIADGVSAGQRVVTEGQFRLKPGARVQALAPGEVRLPEASPATNDTNKAAPRRRRDG; the protein is encoded by the coding sequence ATGTCACGCGGGAAGATTGCAGGGATCCTCATCGCGGTGGCGCTGGTCGGACTGATCGGCTGGCGCGCCTTTTCCGGCAGCAGCACAGGCAACCGGCGCGGCCCCGGCGGCGATCCGAACGCTCCGGTCGCCGTCACCGCCGTGGCGGTTGCTACCGAAGACGTACCACTCACGCTCGACGCACTGGGTACCGTCCAGGCCCTCAACACCGTGACAGTGCGCCCGCAGGTGGGTGGCCAGATCGATTCGATCGCGTTTCGCGAAGGCCAGGAGATCAAGAAGGGCGACGTCATTGCGGTGATCGATCCGCGCACCTTCCAGGCCCAGCTCGACCAGGCGACCGCCAAGAAGAAGCAGGACGAAGCCCTGCTCGGATCCGCCCAGTCCACGCTCAAACGCTACGAAGAGCTGATGCAGAAAAACTTCGTCGCCGCCCAGGACCTGGAAAACCAGCGCCATACCGTGCGCCAGCTGCAGGCGCAGGTCGGCGCAGACGACGCGGCGATCGCCAACGCACGCGTGCAACTGGGCTACACCACGGTGCGCGCGCCAATCGACGGCCTGGCCGGCATCCGACTGGTGGACGAAGGCAATATTGTACAAAGCGGACAATCAGCCGGCATTGTCGTGCTGACCCAGGTGCACCCGATCACGGTCGTCTTCTCCCTGCCCGAGCAACACCTGGCCCTGGTACGCCGCAGCCAGGACGGCGGCCTCGCCGTGAAGGCCCTGGATCGTACGGACAACCGCGTGATCGCCGAAGGCACGCTGCGGGTGATCGACAATCAGATCGACTCCACCACCGGCACCTTCAAGCTCAAGGCCGAATTCGAGAACGCCGACAACGCGCTGTGGCCGGGCCAGTTCGTGAATGTGCGGCTGGGCGTGAGCGATCTGAAGAATGCGCTGGTGGTGCCGCAACAGGCATTGCAGCGCGGCCCCGAAGGCACCTATGTCTATCTGGTCGGTGACGATGACACCGTCCGCATGCAACCAGTCAAGGCCGGCATCGAAGCGCCGGGCGGCAAGGTCGTGATCGCCGACGGCGTCAGCGCTGGCCAGCGTGTGGTGACCGAAGGCCAGTTCCGGCTCAAGCCCGGCGCCCGCGTACAGGCGCTGGCCCCCGGCGAAGTGCGGCTGCCCGAGGCATCGCCGGCTACCAACGACACGAACAAGGCTGCGCCCCGCCGCCGTCGCGACGGCTGA